In Cellulomonas sp. Y8, the genomic stretch CCTACGCCGCCGCCGGTCCCGCCTACGCCGCGGCCGCCCCCGCCGGCCCCTGGTACCCCGAGCCCGCCCGGCTCGGCGCCGGCCCTCGCGACGCCGTGCACTGGCTGCTCCCGACGGGCCGGTCCTGGCAGTCGATCGTCGCCGGTTACGTCGGCCTGTTCGCGCTGCTGATCTGGCCGCTCGGCCCGTTCGCGGTCTGGTTCGGGCTGTGGGGGCTCCGCAGGGCGCGGACCGGCGGCCACGGGCGCGGGCGCGCGGTGTTCGCCGTCGTCGTGGGCGCGGCCGCCACGGCGCTGCTCGCCTACCTGCTCGCCTCGGGTGCCCTGACGGCCTGAGCGCGGGCGCGACGACCTCACCGGTCGGAGGGCTCGCCCGCTCAGCCCCAGGAGCCCCGCGCGTACTGCACCGGCCAGCCCGTCGGCTGGCCCGGCAGCACCGTCGCCGCGGCGTCCCCGGCGTGCTCGAGCGTGGGCGTCTTGTCGTCCAGCGCGTGCGCGGCGCGCAGCGGCCAGTGCGGGTCGAACAGCGCCGGCCGGCCCAGCATGACGACGTCGGCGGAGCCCTCGGCGAGCACCTGCTCCGCCTGCTCCGGCGTCGTGATGAGGCCGACCGCGGAGGTGGCGATCCCGGCGGCCTCGCGGATCGTCCGGGCGGCCGGCACCTGGTACCCCGGGCCGACCGGGATGCGTGCGTGCACGTTGCCGCCGGTCGAGACGTCGACCAGGTCGACCCCGTGCTCGCGCAGCCAGACCGCCACCTGCGCGACGTCCTCGACGGTGAGCCCGCCCTCGGTCCAGTCGGTCGCGGAGACGCGCACGAGCAGCGGGCGGTCCTCCGGGAGCTCCGCGCGGACCGCGTCGACGGTGTCGAGCAGCAGCCGGGCGCGTCCGGCCAGGTCGCCGCCCCAGGCGTCGTCGCGGTGGTTCGACAGCGGGGACAGGAACTGGTGCAGCAGGTACCCGTGGGCCGCGTGCACCTCGACGAGGTCGAAGCCGGCGTCGAGCGCGCGGCGGGTGGCGGCGGCGAACTGCCCCGGCACCGCGGCGACCTGCTCCGGCGTCATCTCCTGCGGTGCGGCGTACCCGTCGAACGCGACGGCGGACGGCGCGACGGTGTCCCAGCCCCCGGCCGCGGCGGGGACGGTGCCGGAGCCCTCGCCGAACCCGCGGTAGGTCGACGCCTTGCGCCCGGCGTGCGCGAGCTGGACGCCGACGACGGCGCCGCGGCTCCGGACGAAGTCGGTGATCCGGCGCCACGCGACCACGTGCTCGTCGCCCCAGATGCCGACGTCCTCCGGGGAGATCCGGCCCTCGGGGACGACCGCGGTCGCCTCGGCGAGCACCAGGCCGAACCCGCCGACCGCGCGGGCGCCGAGGTGCGCGAGGTGCCAGTCGGTGGGGACGCCGTCGCCGTCCGCGGAGTACTGGCACATCGGCGCCAGCCAGACCCGGTTCCGGAACGTGGTGCCGCGCAGCGTCAGGGGGCTCATCAGGAGGCTCACGAGAGGATCGAACCCCGGGGCCGGGCCGCCTCATCCCGCTGGCGCGCGGTCGTGACGCAGGTCACAGCCCGCTGCCGCGACGGCGGGTGCGGCGCGCGGCGGTCAGCCGGCGACGTCGAGCCAGGCCAGCAGCACGTTGCCGACCGTGAGCAGTCCGAGCACCAGCAGCCCGACCCGGAGCACGCCGTCGCCGACGGCACCGCGCCCGGTGGCCGACCCGGCCCGGGCGGGCGCGTCCTCGTCCTGGCCCGCGTGCAGCCCGGCGACCTCCCGGTTGGCCGGCTGCGTGTACCGCGGCGTCGCGCCGGTCGCCGGGGTCGCCGGAGCGGCCGGGGCGGCGGCGCGCTCGCCGGCCGCCCACACCTCCGCGGGCCGGAACACGTCGTCGACCGTCAGCTGCTCGGGGCTCGCGGCGCCGCCGAGCTCGGCGGCCAGGTACTCGGCCACCAGGGTCACGTCCTCCGGGGAGAACACCGGCGGCAGCGCGGTCAGGTGGGCGGCGAGCTGCGGCTCGCCCACCGCCGTCGCCCCGCCCCGCACCGCCGCGGGCTCCAGGTCCCGTCCGGCGAGCGACACCACCGCGAGCACGGCTCGACGGTGCGCCGGGGCCAGCAGCGCCGTGACCGCACCGGCGGCGTCGGCGACCGCGACGACGTCCGCCGTCCGGCCGTAGCCGCGGTGCCGCAGCGTGCCGTCGTGCACGGTGACCTCGCCGGTCCAGCGCAGCGTCTCGACGAGGACGACCCCGCCCGGGCCCACGGCGACGTGCTCGACCGTGGCGTCGGTGCTGCCGGGGCGGTGCAGGTCGTGCAGCACGGTCCAGCCGGCGGCCTCGGCGGTCGCCAGCGCGCGGCGGGAGCCGACCGCGTCGACCGCGTCGGTCAGCCAGGTGTCGAACCAGTCGTCGGCCCGGTCGGCCTCGGGGCGCGCCGAGGGCACGCCCGACGCCCGGCGCGCCGTGCGCCACAGGCCGCGGCGGCGCACGCGCCGCGCGACGGGCTCGGTGCCGGTCCCCTGCTCCACACGGGACCTATCGACACGTGGGGGCCGGGTGCTGAGCGGAACGGGGCATCCCGGTGCGCAGGGGGGGACTCGCCCGACGTCGTGCGACTGCGCCGTCCGGATGAATCGACGCGGATCCCGCCACGGGCGCCCGTTGCCCGGTGCAACGATCCGGCGTGCTCCGCGCCGGGGCGCACCGGGCCCCGGCCCGAGCCAGCCACCCGAGGTGACCATGCGCTTCAACCCGCCGCCGTCCTGGCCGCAGCCGCCTGCCGGGTGGACGCCCCCGCCCGGCTGGCAGCCGGACCTCGCGAACCTGCCGCCGGTCCCCGAGGGGTGGCAGCTGTGGCTGCCCGACGACCCGGCCGCGACGTCCGCCACCGCGGGGACGTGGCCCGCCGCGCCGGCGGCCGGCGAGACCGTCCCTGGTCTGGCGGCCCCCGCGCCGGCGGCGTTCCCGCAGCCGACCGCGTTCGGGACGTTCCCGGGCCCCGCGTCCGAGGAGGGGCTGCACGCGCGCCGCGGCGCGACCCGGACCTTCTGGATCGCGATCGCCGTGCTGGTCGGCGCGACCGTCAGCACCATCCTCGCGTCCGGCGACTCCGGCGGGATCATCTGGACCGGCGGCTTCGTCTTCGGGCTCGTGCTGCTGGTCCGCGCCGCGGTCGCCTACCGGGCCGCGCGCCGCGCGGGCGCGCCGGCGTACTCGTCGCGCGGCTGGCTCGGCGCCGCCGGGGGCCTCGTCGCCTGCGTGGCGGTCGGCGTCGTGGCGGTGGTGTCCTACGCCGCGCCGGGCACGGTGCTCCCGCACGTCGCCACCGGCGTCGGGTCGTGCTGGGACGAGGCCGACGGCGAGTTCCTGGAGCCCGTCGACTGCGGCGACCCGCACGCCTTCCTCGCGGTCGAGCAGGTCGAGGTCCTCGACTCCTGCCCGCTCGAGGCCGCCTGGTACGTGGAGGCGGACGACAGCGGCTACCTCTGCCTGCGCGAGGACGCCTGACGGGTGCGCGCCGCCGGCTCTAGGCTCGGCGCATGGCCGCCCTGCGCGACGTCGTCGTCGACTGCCGGCACCCCGCCTCGCTCGCGCGCTGGTGGGCGGGGACGCTCGACGGCTACCGCGTCGCGCCGTACGACGAGGCCGAGCTCGCCCGGCTGCGCGCGGAGGGGGTCGAGGACCCGGAGGACGACCCCACGGTGCTCGTCGAGCCCGCTCCGCCCGGG encodes the following:
- a CDS encoding nuclease-related domain-containing protein, with amino-acid sequence MEQGTGTEPVARRVRRRGLWRTARRASGVPSARPEADRADDWFDTWLTDAVDAVGSRRALATAEAAGWTVLHDLHRPGSTDATVEHVAVGPGGVVLVETLRWTGEVTVHDGTLRHRGYGRTADVVAVADAAGAVTALLAPAHRRAVLAVVSLAGRDLEPAAVRGGATAVGEPQLAAHLTALPPVFSPEDVTLVAEYLAAELGGAASPEQLTVDDVFRPAEVWAAGERAAAPAAPATPATGATPRYTQPANREVAGLHAGQDEDAPARAGSATGRGAVGDGVLRVGLLVLGLLTVGNVLLAWLDVAG
- a CDS encoding NADH:flavin oxidoreductase/NADH oxidase produces the protein MSLLMSPLTLRGTTFRNRVWLAPMCQYSADGDGVPTDWHLAHLGARAVGGFGLVLAEATAVVPEGRISPEDVGIWGDEHVVAWRRITDFVRSRGAVVGVQLAHAGRKASTYRGFGEGSGTVPAAAGGWDTVAPSAVAFDGYAAPQEMTPEQVAAVPGQFAAATRRALDAGFDLVEVHAAHGYLLHQFLSPLSNHRDDAWGGDLAGRARLLLDTVDAVRAELPEDRPLLVRVSATDWTEGGLTVEDVAQVAVWLREHGVDLVDVSTGGNVHARIPVGPGYQVPAARTIREAAGIATSAVGLITTPEQAEQVLAEGSADVVMLGRPALFDPHWPLRAAHALDDKTPTLEHAGDAAATVLPGQPTGWPVQYARGSWG